One genomic region from Nymphaea colorata isolate Beijing-Zhang1983 chromosome 12, ASM883128v2, whole genome shotgun sequence encodes:
- the LOC116265274 gene encoding LOW QUALITY PROTEIN: KIN14B-interacting protein At4g14310-like (The sequence of the model RefSeq protein was modified relative to this genomic sequence to represent the inferred CDS: deleted 3 bases in 2 codons; substituted 2 bases at 2 genomic stop codons), with product MESSSNNEESQKQSSDAPHLSKELVEGKGELKLSCDEKLQLNDKENRSVSVSQGPNDSCANQLIEIGVKPSTGGWFVSEGESALLAHADGSCTFNDLIHCEEKSEYVPPVQVSPNLWRDIWLIRAAGPDGCAAKYVVAASAGNVVLDSGFCSWDFYSKEFRAFHTEGRCPLALSSLSHRNSQRRRNVLSTIGAPENHQWWYKPCGPPIVXTATSQKNVGVYDIRDSDLVMRXETQTPVVTMDFASPLQWRNKEKVVVAESEAISLWDVSSLNPRILSSISCYKRVSALHIHNTDADFGGGVRQRS from the exons ATGGAATCATCATCCAATAATGAAGAAAGCCAGAAGCAATCCTCTGATGCTCCCCATCTATCAAAGGAACTTGTTGAAGGGAAGGGCGAGTTGAAACTCTCATGCGATGAAAAACTGCAGCTCAATGATAAAGAAAATCGGTCTGTTTCAGTGAGTCAAGGTCCTAACGATTCTTGTGCTAATCAGTTGATTGAGATTGGGGTAAAACCCTCAACTGGTGGATGGTTTGTCTCAGAGGGTGAATCAGCATTGCTTGCTCATGCTGATGGTTCATGTACCTTCAATGATCTTATACACTGCGAG GAGAAATCTGAATATGTACCTCCCGTTCAAGTTTCTCCTAACTTGTGGCGGGATATATGG TTGATTCGTGCGGCTGGTCCAGATGGATGCGCTGCAAAATATGTGGTGGCTGCATCAGCTGGGAATGTG GTGTTGGATTCAGGTTTTTGTTCATGGGATttttattcaaaagaatttcGGGCCTTTCATACAGAGGGCAGATGTCCGTTGGCTCTCTCTTCTCTGTCACACAGAAATTCCCAAAGGAGAAGAAATGTTCTTTCCACAATTGGGGCACCTGAAAACCATCAGTGGTGGTATAAACCATGCGGGCCTCCTATTGTTTGAACTGCCACTTCTCAGAAGAATGTCGGTGTATATGATATCCGTGATAGTGACCTTGTGATGAGATAGGAAACGCAAACTCCTGTAGTAACCATGGACTTTGCTAGCCCATTGCAGTGGAGAAATAAAGAGAAGGTGGTTGTTGCAGAAAGTGAAGCAATCAGCCTATGGGACGTTTCATCATTAAATCCTCGTATCCTATCATCTATTTCTTGCTATAAAAGGGTTTCTGCTCTTCATATTCATAACACTGATGCTGACTTTGGTGGTGGTGTTCGCCAGAG